A stretch of Exiguobacterium sp. BMC-KP DNA encodes these proteins:
- the rpsA gene encoding 30S ribosomal protein S1 encodes MVEEMKDMPDFEIHRDQVVTGMVVKIEDKQALIDIGYKTEAILPISEVSSLHLDDIRGVLNVGDELQVKVKKITDEEVVVSKREIDALKAWEQVEEKYKSGEIFEVVVKDIVKGGLVVDIGVRGFIPASLVERHYVEDFSDYIGRSIEVKVVELDQEKNRVILSHKAVVEGELNAKKKETLENLEVGQVLEGTVQRLTDFGAFVDIGGVDGLVHISEMAHHRVERPSDIVTEGQKVEVKVLGVDRDTEKVKLSIKETQPGPWQQMEGKIEAGDIVKGRVRRLVQFGAFIELAPQVEGLLHISQIANRHIGSPSEVLEEGQEIEAKVLEVRLDEHKISLSTRVLEEEEASSEDYSDYTNQSEGFSVADLTEEDSEAKE; translated from the coding sequence ATGGTCGAAGAAATGAAAGATATGCCTGATTTTGAAATTCATCGGGACCAGGTAGTTACCGGAATGGTCGTGAAAATTGAAGACAAGCAAGCACTCATTGATATCGGATATAAAACAGAAGCCATCTTACCGATTAGCGAAGTATCGAGTCTCCATCTTGATGACATTCGTGGCGTGTTGAACGTCGGAGATGAACTACAAGTGAAGGTCAAGAAAATCACGGATGAAGAGGTTGTCGTCTCAAAACGAGAAATTGACGCACTCAAAGCGTGGGAGCAAGTAGAAGAGAAGTACAAATCAGGTGAAATCTTTGAAGTTGTCGTCAAAGACATCGTCAAAGGTGGTCTCGTTGTTGATATTGGCGTTCGAGGATTTATTCCGGCGTCGCTCGTCGAGCGGCATTATGTCGAGGATTTCTCAGACTATATCGGTCGTTCGATCGAAGTTAAGGTCGTTGAACTCGATCAAGAAAAGAACCGTGTCATTCTCTCGCATAAAGCAGTTGTTGAAGGTGAATTGAATGCGAAGAAAAAAGAGACACTTGAAAATCTAGAAGTGGGTCAAGTCCTTGAAGGAACGGTCCAGCGTTTGACAGATTTCGGCGCGTTTGTAGATATCGGTGGCGTCGACGGACTCGTTCATATCTCAGAAATGGCGCATCATCGTGTCGAACGTCCTTCAGATATCGTCACGGAAGGTCAAAAAGTCGAAGTTAAAGTACTTGGTGTTGACCGTGATACTGAGAAGGTCAAGTTATCGATTAAGGAAACACAACCGGGTCCATGGCAACAGATGGAAGGGAAAATCGAAGCTGGGGATATCGTCAAGGGACGTGTACGCCGTCTCGTCCAGTTTGGTGCTTTCATTGAACTTGCGCCACAAGTAGAAGGACTTTTGCATATCTCACAAATTGCAAACCGCCATATTGGATCGCCTTCGGAAGTACTCGAAGAAGGGCAAGAAATTGAAGCGAAAGTATTAGAAGTGCGTCTCGATGAGCATAAGATTTCGCTATCAACACGTGTTCTTGAAGAGGAAGAAGCGTCTTCTGAAGACTACTCAGATTACACGAATCAATCAGAAGGATTTTCTGTTGCTGATTTGACAGAAGAGGACTCAGAGGCGAAAGAATAA
- a CDS encoding lysophospholipid acyltransferase family protein gives MKRQDTVYRIARFVVWVIAKIVFRVKVTGQENIPKDGSLLVCANHSSNWDPVFLVSAIPPKRAVRYMAKEELFKVPALKQLMIAAGTYPVGRGQGDRQALKRTIELLNSDETVGIFPEGTRSAPGEFTSAQPGVGFFALRSTAQILPIAIIGSYRPFKRMHVAIGKPVDISDLRDQRGAAKSISDRIMDEIKSVYFNHA, from the coding sequence ATGAAACGTCAAGATACCGTTTATCGAATTGCGCGGTTCGTCGTCTGGGTCATTGCCAAAATAGTCTTTCGTGTGAAGGTGACGGGGCAAGAGAACATTCCAAAGGATGGGTCTTTACTCGTCTGTGCCAATCACAGTTCGAACTGGGATCCGGTCTTCCTCGTCAGTGCGATCCCACCGAAGCGTGCGGTTCGTTACATGGCAAAAGAAGAATTGTTTAAAGTTCCTGCCTTAAAACAGTTGATGATTGCGGCAGGAACATATCCTGTCGGTCGCGGTCAAGGAGATCGTCAAGCCTTAAAGCGAACGATCGAGTTATTGAATTCGGATGAAACTGTTGGTATTTTCCCGGAAGGAACACGTTCTGCACCAGGTGAATTCACTTCAGCGCAACCGGGTGTTGGATTCTTCGCCTTGCGGTCGACTGCTCAGATTTTACCGATTGCTATCATCGGATCATACCGTCCTTTTAAACGGATGCACGTCGCAATCGGAAAACCGGTTGATATTTCGGATTTACGTGATCAACGTGGGGCAGCAAAATCGATTTCTGATCGAATCATGGACGAAATCAAATCCGTCTACTTCAATCACGCTTAA
- the cmk gene encoding (d)CMP kinase yields the protein MMKKIQIALDGPAGAGKSTIAKQLAARLDYVYIDTGAMYRAVTLAALEQSLDLNNGEVLGELMKSLDIRLTPGENGQRVFIGDREVTDAIRSIEITNNVSFVARQKEVRAALVTAQRKLAERGGIVMDGRDIGTVVLPDAELKVFLTATVEERAARRHRENIARGMDSDITILQEEIALRDKRDSEREVSPLRQADDALYLDTTEMTIDDVVVRLMELAEGVLK from the coding sequence ATGATGAAAAAGATTCAAATCGCTTTAGATGGACCAGCGGGTGCTGGGAAAAGTACGATCGCAAAACAATTGGCAGCGCGCCTTGACTATGTATATATCGATACAGGAGCTATGTACCGAGCTGTGACGCTAGCAGCACTTGAACAATCGCTTGATCTCAACAATGGTGAAGTGCTCGGTGAATTGATGAAATCGCTGGATATTCGTTTAACACCAGGTGAAAACGGGCAACGTGTCTTTATTGGTGATCGCGAAGTGACGGATGCGATTCGTTCAATCGAAATCACGAATAATGTCTCGTTCGTCGCTCGACAAAAAGAAGTCCGGGCTGCGCTTGTTACGGCACAACGGAAATTAGCTGAGCGCGGTGGCATCGTCATGGATGGACGTGATATCGGTACAGTCGTGTTACCTGATGCAGAATTAAAAGTCTTTTTGACGGCAACCGTTGAGGAACGAGCAGCTCGTAGACATCGTGAAAACATCGCGCGTGGGATGGATAGTGACATCACGATTCTTCAAGAAGAGATCGCGTTACGTGATAAACGAGACAGTGAGCGTGAAGTATCGCCATTACGCCAAGCGGACGACGCGCTTTATCTGGACACGACAGAGATGACGATTGATGATGTCGTCGTCCGATTGATGGAACTAGCAGAAGGTGTTTTAAAATGA
- a CDS encoding flagellar brake protein, which translates to MMEIGDLVMLSNSEDRQGRSKVTAVTNRLIWIEAPSEVATLKTFILSEQEEVSFYFFKEKGKLFGFDTVVVERQNDPLRGQRYALKRPKDDQIERIQRRQFVRVPQILDVAVHPHKTQFDPFTTVTLDLSAGGMMILSDQLPIQKDEEVEMTFILPTGEGVSSTLDVVAELVRIDRREERYELAFQFTMIPDRSRELVLRHCYQMQMKSSRRGMNPFT; encoded by the coding sequence ATGATGGAAATCGGGGATTTGGTAATGCTTTCGAATAGTGAGGATCGACAAGGTCGCTCAAAGGTAACGGCTGTGACAAACCGTTTGATATGGATTGAAGCACCGAGTGAGGTCGCGACGCTAAAAACATTCATTTTGTCAGAGCAAGAAGAAGTGTCTTTTTATTTCTTTAAGGAAAAAGGTAAATTATTTGGTTTTGATACGGTCGTCGTCGAACGACAAAACGATCCACTTCGTGGTCAACGATATGCTTTAAAACGACCGAAGGACGATCAAATCGAGCGAATCCAACGGCGTCAGTTCGTTCGAGTGCCACAAATACTGGATGTCGCCGTACACCCACATAAAACGCAATTCGATCCGTTCACGACAGTGACGCTCGATCTATCAGCAGGCGGAATGATGATTTTATCAGATCAATTACCGATTCAAAAAGACGAAGAGGTAGAGATGACATTCATTTTACCTACTGGTGAAGGGGTATCAAGTACACTAGACGTTGTTGCTGAACTCGTTCGAATCGATCGTCGTGAAGAAAGATATGAATTAGCATTCCAATTTACGATGATTCCTGACAGAAGTCGTGAACTTGTGTTGCGTCATTGTTATCAAATGCAAATGAAAAGTTCAAGAAGGGGCATGAATCCATTCACCTGA
- the prsW gene encoding glutamic-type intramembrane protease PrsW, whose protein sequence is MVQIVFSGVAPGIALLTYFYLRHEHESEPVGYILRSFIFGILLVFPLMFIDYIIQTEFGGREEVKLVRTAVTEEFAKWFVVFYTVYIHQRFNDYYDGIIYAVACSLGFATLENILYLMVNGTVEHMLFRALLPVSGHALFAVIMGFFMGMAKFSPHPYRWLSLSIALPVFAHILFNLLILENGGISFLPIVFMMILWTIGLFQVRGANRLNRRFKRKKQHSDGIK, encoded by the coding sequence GTGGTTCAAATCGTTTTCTCCGGAGTTGCCCCAGGCATCGCACTCCTAACTTATTTTTATCTACGTCACGAACATGAATCGGAGCCGGTCGGATATATCCTCCGTAGTTTCATCTTTGGCATTTTACTCGTCTTTCCCTTGATGTTCATCGACTATATTATCCAAACGGAATTTGGCGGACGTGAAGAGGTGAAATTGGTCCGAACAGCAGTTACAGAAGAGTTTGCCAAATGGTTCGTCGTCTTTTATACGGTTTATATTCATCAGCGTTTTAACGATTATTACGATGGTATCATCTATGCGGTCGCGTGTTCTCTTGGATTTGCAACACTTGAGAATATTTTATATTTGATGGTGAATGGAACCGTCGAACATATGCTCTTCCGTGCCTTGTTGCCAGTATCTGGGCATGCTTTATTTGCGGTCATCATGGGGTTCTTCATGGGGATGGCGAAATTCTCGCCTCATCCTTACCGGTGGTTATCATTATCGATTGCGCTTCCGGTATTTGCGCATATCTTATTTAATTTGTTAATATTGGAAAATGGTGGTATATCTTTTTTGCCGATTGTCTTCATGATGATCTTATGGACAATCGGATTATTTCAAGTAAGAGGTGCCAATCGCTTGAATCGACGATTTAAACGAAAAAAACAACATTCAGATGGCATCAAATAG
- a CDS encoding asparaginase, which produces MKSLLLIHTGGTIAMAQDHSGHVLPNDINPLDASLPRATDIANITTRHFANLPSPHMTPDIMLRLAHFIESELAKEHYDGVVITHGTDTLEETAYFLHLTLGAPIPIVLTGAMRSSNEVGSDGEFNLITALRVAVSEAARGKGVLVVFNGEIHSAFNVTKTHTSSVDTFKSVHFGNLGMVTKDHVYLFNTPLLKQTHMVTSLSKRVAVLKVYAGMEPDLLLAVKQLGYDGLVLEVLGQGNVPPSIVDAIAELITVMPIVIVSRCFNGIVQDVYGYTGGGQQLKELGVIFSNGLNSQKARLKLMVELEIDASQPELEESFRVE; this is translated from the coding sequence ATGAAATCATTATTACTCATTCATACGGGTGGAACGATTGCCATGGCGCAAGATCACTCCGGTCACGTCTTACCGAATGACATCAATCCACTCGATGCTTCACTTCCGCGAGCAACAGATATCGCCAACATCACGACGCGTCACTTCGCAAATTTGCCTTCTCCGCATATGACACCTGACATCATGCTCCGTCTCGCGCATTTCATCGAGAGTGAGCTAGCAAAAGAACACTATGATGGCGTCGTCATCACCCACGGTACGGATACCCTTGAAGAAACTGCTTATTTCTTACATTTGACGCTTGGTGCTCCTATTCCGATCGTCTTGACAGGAGCCATGCGTTCTTCCAATGAAGTCGGATCTGACGGCGAGTTTAATTTGATCACAGCTCTTCGCGTCGCCGTCAGTGAAGCCGCTCGTGGAAAAGGCGTCCTTGTCGTCTTCAACGGAGAAATTCATTCAGCATTCAACGTCACGAAAACGCATACGTCATCCGTCGATACGTTTAAATCCGTTCATTTCGGAAATCTCGGGATGGTGACGAAGGACCACGTCTATTTATTCAACACACCGCTTCTGAAGCAAACACATATGGTGACGTCACTCTCAAAACGGGTCGCCGTTCTAAAAGTCTATGCCGGTATGGAACCAGATTTATTACTTGCCGTAAAACAACTCGGTTATGACGGACTCGTCCTAGAAGTTCTCGGTCAAGGGAATGTTCCTCCAAGTATCGTCGATGCGATCGCCGAACTGATTACCGTCATGCCAATCGTCATCGTCAGTCGCTGTTTCAATGGAATCGTTCAAGACGTTTACGGTTATACGGGTGGAGGACAACAATTAAAAGAACTCGGTGTCATTTTCTCAAATGGACTGAATTCGCAAAAAGCACGCCTTAAGTTGATGGTTGAACTTGAAATCGATGCGTCACAACCAGAACTTGAAGAGTCATTCCGTGTTGAATAA
- a CDS encoding YpdA family putative bacillithiol disulfide reductase, protein MLDCIVIGAGPCGLSAAIEMQDRGLDVEVLEKGNIVEAIYRYPTHQTFFSSSEKLEIGGVPFINKELKPRRLDALVYYREVVKRKKLTIRPFETVEHIERQADHFIIHSERSGEKRRREARSVVLATGYYGLPNRMDVPGETLPHVSHYFTEGHPYFDQDVVVIGGKNSSVDAAIELEKAGARVTVLYRGPEYSPSIKPWVLPNFESLVRSEKVKMIFDATIEAITEQEVVYQIDGDKRTVRADFVFAMTGYTPDIGLFADTGITIDRETGIPSHDEETMESNVPGIYIAGVVAAGYDANKIFIENGRFHGENIANHLVERLRGASIQA, encoded by the coding sequence ATGTTAGATTGTATCGTAATCGGTGCGGGACCGTGTGGGTTATCTGCAGCAATCGAAATGCAAGATCGAGGACTAGACGTCGAAGTTCTCGAAAAGGGAAATATCGTCGAAGCAATCTATCGTTATCCGACGCATCAAACGTTTTTTTCAAGTAGTGAGAAATTAGAAATCGGTGGTGTACCGTTCATCAATAAGGAATTAAAACCACGACGTCTCGATGCTCTCGTGTACTACCGAGAAGTCGTCAAACGAAAGAAGTTGACGATTCGTCCATTTGAGACGGTCGAGCACATTGAACGTCAAGCGGATCATTTCATTATCCATTCAGAACGTTCTGGGGAAAAAAGACGCCGAGAGGCGCGTTCCGTTGTGCTTGCGACAGGTTATTATGGATTACCGAACCGCATGGACGTTCCAGGAGAAACGTTGCCTCATGTATCGCACTACTTCACGGAAGGACATCCGTATTTTGATCAGGATGTCGTCGTCATCGGTGGGAAGAATTCAAGTGTCGATGCAGCAATCGAACTTGAAAAAGCGGGAGCACGTGTGACCGTTCTTTATCGGGGGCCGGAATATAGTCCGTCCATCAAACCGTGGGTGTTGCCGAACTTCGAATCACTTGTTCGTTCAGAAAAGGTCAAGATGATTTTTGATGCAACGATCGAAGCGATTACAGAGCAAGAAGTCGTTTATCAAATAGATGGCGACAAACGGACCGTCCGTGCCGATTTTGTATTTGCGATGACAGGATATACACCAGACATCGGTTTGTTTGCTGATACGGGTATCACGATTGATCGTGAGACCGGCATTCCGAGTCATGATGAAGAGACGATGGAATCGAACGTACCAGGTATCTATATTGCAGGCGTCGTTGCAGCAGGATACGATGCTAATAAGATATTTATTGAAAATGGACGTTTTCATGGTGAAAACATTGCGAACCATCTCGTCGAACGGTTACGTGGTGCATCAATCCAAGCCTAA
- a CDS encoding Glu/Leu/Phe/Val family dehydrogenase, whose amino-acid sequence MITDQQHANHRKNVLEATQEIVKEALGKLGYPDEMYELLKEPLRMLTVRIPVRMDDGSTKIFTGYRAQHNDAVGPTKGGIRFHPNVTEVEVKALSVWMSLKAGIVDLPYGGGKGGIICDPREMSFREIERLSRGYVRAISQIVGPTKDIPAPDVFTNSQIMAWMMDEYSRIDEFNSPGFITGKPLVLGGSHGRETATAKGVAIMIREAAAKKGITLEGARVVVQGFGNAGSFLSKFMYDLGAKVIAISDAYGALHDPNGLDIPYLLDRRDSFGTVTTLFKNTISNKELLELECDILVPAAIENQITEDNAHDIKAAIVVEAANGPTTNEATKILAERDILIVPDVLASSGGVTVSYFEWVQNNQGYYWTEEEVHEKLEKVLVNSFNQVYQTAQTRNVDMRLAAYMVGVRKMAEASRFRGWV is encoded by the coding sequence ATGATCACTGACCAACAACATGCGAATCACCGCAAGAACGTACTGGAAGCGACACAAGAAATCGTCAAGGAAGCACTAGGAAAACTAGGGTATCCGGACGAAATGTATGAATTACTTAAAGAACCACTTCGGATGTTAACAGTTCGGATTCCGGTGCGGATGGATGATGGTTCGACAAAAATCTTCACAGGATATCGAGCGCAACATAACGATGCCGTTGGACCAACGAAAGGTGGAATCCGTTTTCACCCGAACGTGACGGAAGTCGAAGTCAAGGCATTATCCGTCTGGATGAGTCTAAAGGCGGGTATCGTTGACTTACCATATGGCGGAGGAAAAGGCGGCATCATCTGTGATCCACGTGAGATGAGCTTCCGTGAAATTGAACGTCTTAGCCGTGGGTATGTCCGTGCTATCAGTCAAATTGTTGGACCGACTAAGGATATTCCAGCTCCTGACGTCTTTACGAACTCACAAATCATGGCATGGATGATGGATGAATACAGCCGAATCGATGAATTCAACTCGCCAGGCTTCATTACAGGGAAACCACTCGTCCTAGGTGGCTCACATGGTCGCGAGACAGCAACGGCGAAAGGTGTCGCAATCATGATCCGAGAAGCAGCTGCTAAAAAGGGTATCACGCTTGAAGGCGCACGTGTCGTCGTTCAAGGATTTGGGAATGCAGGAAGTTTCTTATCGAAGTTCATGTATGACTTAGGTGCAAAAGTCATCGCGATCAGTGATGCTTATGGAGCACTTCATGATCCGAACGGACTTGATATTCCATATCTTCTCGACCGTCGCGACTCGTTCGGAACAGTGACGACATTGTTCAAAAATACGATTTCGAACAAAGAATTGCTTGAACTCGAATGTGATATTCTTGTTCCAGCAGCAATCGAGAATCAAATCACAGAAGACAACGCGCATGATATCAAAGCAGCGATCGTCGTCGAAGCGGCTAACGGTCCGACGACGAACGAAGCGACGAAAATTCTCGCTGAACGCGACATCCTGATCGTTCCGGATGTTCTAGCTTCGAGTGGTGGTGTAACGGTTTCTTACTTCGAGTGGGTACAAAACAACCAAGGATACTATTGGACAGAAGAAGAGGTCCACGAGAAACTCGAGAAAGTCCTCGTCAACTCATTCAACCAAGTCTATCAGACAGCGCAGACGCGAAATGTCGATATGCGTCTTGCTGCTTACATGGTCGGCGTCCGGAAGATGGCGGAAGCATCTCGTTTCCGTGGTTGGGTCTGA
- a CDS encoding D-alanine--D-alanine ligase gives MKVAVLYGGTSGEREVSLNSGKSIMEALNSKGHQVTAVDFHPDRAHELFQLDVDVAVIALHGKIGEDGRVQALLELADIPYTGSGVLASALAMDKARSKVHFDKAGITIARDVLLEHQDDIEEKIAEWNGQFPCVVKPAQEGSSNGLTIAQDETMLREGIAKAFEADDAVLVEQFIKGREVTVPVVGHKGVEKALPVIEIIPKNAFYDYESKYAIGGSEHICPAELDKETTAKLQEWAVKAHQVLGCAGYSRSDFLVPESGNPVILETNTLPGMTSTSLFPDGARAVGIEYPELVEYFMELAIERHRQTKQPNQ, from the coding sequence ATGAAAGTGGCAGTGTTATATGGTGGGACTTCGGGTGAACGGGAGGTTTCATTAAACAGTGGAAAATCGATCATGGAAGCATTAAACAGTAAAGGACATCAGGTCACGGCTGTTGATTTCCATCCTGATCGGGCACATGAACTCTTCCAACTCGATGTAGATGTGGCTGTCATCGCTCTTCACGGAAAGATTGGTGAAGATGGACGCGTGCAAGCGTTACTTGAACTTGCAGATATTCCATACACAGGTTCAGGTGTTTTAGCGTCAGCACTTGCGATGGATAAGGCACGATCAAAAGTTCATTTTGATAAAGCAGGTATTACGATTGCGCGCGATGTGTTGTTAGAGCATCAAGATGATATCGAAGAAAAAATCGCGGAATGGAATGGACAATTTCCTTGTGTCGTTAAACCAGCGCAGGAAGGATCATCCAACGGATTGACGATTGCACAAGATGAGACGATGTTACGCGAAGGAATCGCTAAGGCATTTGAAGCAGATGATGCGGTGCTCGTCGAGCAATTCATTAAAGGACGCGAAGTGACGGTTCCAGTCGTTGGTCACAAAGGGGTAGAAAAAGCATTACCTGTCATCGAGATTATTCCGAAGAATGCCTTTTATGACTATGAGTCAAAATACGCAATCGGAGGTTCGGAACATATTTGTCCTGCTGAACTTGACAAAGAGACGACAGCGAAACTGCAGGAATGGGCTGTTAAAGCACATCAAGTACTCGGTTGTGCAGGATACTCACGATCTGATTTCCTTGTTCCGGAATCCGGAAATCCAGTCATTTTGGAGACAAATACACTCCCTGGTATGACTTCAACAAGTTTATTCCCGGACGGCGCACGGGCGGTAGGGATCGAATATCCGGAATTGGTCGAATATTTCATGGAACTTGCAATCGAACGACATCGTCAAACAAAACAGCCGAATCAATGA
- a CDS encoding adaptor protein MecA, translating into MRFEQMKQGHLRVFITKQELSLHDVRPETLAVGKGQALLRNLLEEAESNFGFQAAGTLEFFVTFFPNDGMLVDVRREGDLPEEMNEEFDQVEIRMTVDIVHHVLYALHSLEDVIQASHGLLRHMTYTETGGSLYFFEGSYYLYFQERMNDALERTVTTILSEYGEPSPKSPLVMAEYGKTIQSEHAVATIAEQFNI; encoded by the coding sequence ATGAGGTTTGAACAAATGAAACAAGGACACCTTCGTGTCTTCATCACAAAGCAAGAGTTATCGCTTCACGACGTCCGACCAGAAACGTTGGCTGTCGGAAAGGGACAAGCTTTATTGCGTAACTTATTAGAAGAAGCTGAATCGAATTTTGGTTTTCAGGCAGCAGGAACACTCGAATTTTTCGTCACGTTCTTCCCAAATGACGGTATGCTCGTTGATGTACGCCGTGAAGGTGATTTACCGGAAGAGATGAATGAAGAGTTCGATCAAGTCGAAATCCGGATGACAGTCGACATCGTCCATCACGTCTTGTATGCTTTGCATTCGCTCGAAGATGTCATTCAGGCGAGCCATGGGTTATTACGGCATATGACATATACGGAGACAGGCGGTAGTCTTTATTTCTTCGAAGGCAGCTATTATCTTTATTTCCAGGAACGAATGAACGACGCACTAGAACGTACGGTGACGACGATTCTATCGGAATACGGTGAACCGAGCCCGAAAAGTCCGCTTGTCATGGCGGAGTATGGAAAGACGATTCAGTCGGAACATGCCGTTGCAACGATTGCTGAACAGTTCAACATTTAA
- a CDS encoding MerR family transcriptional regulator, whose protein sequence is MDRGKYNIKAVAALVGLNPTTIRAWERRYQVLDPDRSESGHRIYSDNDVAKLRWIVDKQKEGLSVSKAIQLYEMPVNRAEVPHDYGVELRDQLFQALTNFEERHAHDIMNKAFSMFSFDKVIQDIVGPLLHEIGVKWESGEITIAHEHFATAFLRARLSTLSLQMPINPFLPRIVCVCAPEEEHELGLLFFTLYLRQSGFDVIFLGSGIPVQDLVTVTHQLQPKAVILSCTLSDHLPLLDEALAHLMSDFPDLEIGLGGYAVDQLPERYGPHLLGADDQSWKSWLSRLTPTTGV, encoded by the coding sequence ATGGATCGTGGGAAATATAATATCAAAGCAGTCGCTGCGTTAGTGGGACTCAACCCGACGACCATTCGTGCTTGGGAGCGGAGATATCAGGTGCTCGATCCGGATCGAAGTGAATCCGGACATCGAATTTATAGTGATAACGACGTCGCGAAACTACGCTGGATCGTCGATAAACAAAAAGAGGGATTGTCTGTCTCTAAAGCAATTCAATTGTACGAAATGCCTGTTAATCGTGCTGAAGTACCGCACGATTACGGAGTCGAACTGCGAGATCAGTTGTTCCAGGCATTGACGAACTTTGAAGAACGACATGCGCATGACATCATGAATAAAGCATTCTCGATGTTTAGCTTCGATAAAGTCATTCAGGACATCGTCGGTCCACTCTTACATGAGATTGGAGTGAAGTGGGAGTCGGGAGAAATTACGATTGCGCACGAGCATTTTGCAACGGCATTTCTAAGAGCACGCCTCTCGACACTATCGTTACAAATGCCGATCAATCCGTTTTTACCGCGAATCGTCTGTGTGTGTGCGCCCGAAGAAGAACACGAACTCGGATTACTTTTCTTTACGCTTTATTTACGTCAATCTGGATTTGATGTTATTTTCCTTGGTTCCGGAATACCAGTCCAGGATTTAGTGACGGTCACCCATCAGTTGCAACCGAAAGCGGTCATTCTATCTTGCACGTTATCGGATCATTTACCGTTACTTGATGAAGCACTAGCACACTTGATGTCTGATTTTCCGGATCTTGAGATTGGTCTTGGTGGTTATGCGGTCGATCAGCTCCCGGAACGATATGGTCCACATTTGCTTGGTGCAGACGATCAATCTTGGAAAAGTTGGTTAAGTCGACTCACTCCGACAACTGGTGTATAG